The Carassius auratus strain Wakin chromosome 40, ASM336829v1, whole genome shotgun sequence genome has a segment encoding these proteins:
- the LOC113058737 gene encoding prolactin-releasing peptide receptor-like, producing the protein MWTFGDEQYLNCGRTLRGHQKSYLAIHQAFVQQVEMDPLLEQVLAGFNTTLGASNRTDLLDKFSGTQLLFRFKPLFIPLYALVVVVAGVGNSFLLACILTDKKLHNATNFFIGNLAAGDLLMCLSCVPLTASYAFDARGWAFGRPMCHLIPLLQGATVFTSVLSLTAIAMDRYVVVAYPVRRRISVWGCGAVALGVWAVSLALAAPPSLHTRYVDLRPSGMELVVCEEFWLGAERQRLLYSCFFLLASYMIPLLSVSISYCAISVHLRKHTMPGEPSHSHQRWSKQRRKTFSLLVASVLAFALCWLPLQVLNLLLDLDSDFQILDKHYVNVLQVSCHLIAMSSACYNPFIYASLHSKVRMHLRGYLCPCQRSRQELLSRCASRNPATCLTLISEVAVKESQSPESPVPDSCL; encoded by the exons ATGTGGACATTTGGAGATGAACAATATCTCAACTGTGGAAGAACACTAAGGGGACATCAAAAATCATACCTTGCAATACATCAGGCTTTTGTGCAGCAG GTTGAAATGGATCCTCTTCTGGAACAAGTTTTGGCGGGCTTTAACACAACCCTCGGAGCTTCAAATCGGACAGACCTCCTGGATAAATTCTCAGGAACCCAGCTGCTTTTCCGCTTCAAGCCTCTGTTTATTCCACTCTACGCCTTGGTTGTTGTTGTGGCTGGTGTTGGGAACAGTTTCCTTCTTGCCTGCATTCTGACGGATAAGAAGCTCCACAATGCCACTAATTTCTTTATTGGCAACCTGGCAGCTGGGGACTTGCTGATGTGTCTGAGCTGTGTGCCACTGACAGCATCGTATGCTTTTGATGCACGTGGTTGGGCATTCGGCCGTCCGATGTGCCACCTTATTCCACTGTTACAAGGAGCAACGGTCTTCACCTCTGTATTATCCCTGACCGCTATCGCCATGGACCGGTATGTGGTGGTGGCGTACCCAGTACGGAGGCGTATCTCAGTGTGGGGCTGTGGCGCAGTGGCTTTGGGCGTCTGGGCAGTTTCGTTGGCCCTCGCTGCTCCCCCTTCCCTCCACACACGCTACGTGGACCTGCGACCCAGTGGCATGGAGCTGGTAGTATGTGAGGAGTTCTGGCTGGGAGCTGAACGACAGCGCCTACTCTACTCCTGCTTCTTCTTGCTGGCATCCTACATGATCCCCCTGCTGTCTGTAAGCATCTCCTACTGTGCCATCAGCGTGCACCTCCGCAAACACACGATGCCAGGAGAGCCGTCCCATAGCCACCAGCGATGGAGCAAACAGCGGCGCAAGACTTTCTCTCTTCTGGTGGCCTCGGTCCTGGCCTTTGCCCTCTGTTGGCTCCCGCTGCAAGTCCTCAATCTCCTTCTGGATCTAGACTCGGACTTCCAGATCCTGGACAAGCACTACGTCAACGTGCTGCAGGTCAGTTGCCACCTGATAGCCATGAGCTCAGCCTGCTACAACCCCTTCATCTATGCCTCGCTGCACAGCAAGGTCCGCATGCACCTGCGTGGTTACCTGTGCCCTTGCCAACGTAGTAGGCAGGAGCTACTATCTCGCTGTGCTTCCCGCAACCCTGCCACCTGCTTGACGCTCATCTCTGAAGTAGCAGTGAAGGAGAGCCAATCACCTGAGAGCCCCGTCCCCGACAGCTGCCTCTGA
- the LOC113058738 gene encoding G-protein coupled receptor 4-like produces the protein MMNATSNTSNSSCVIMTQPAGHLLMSIYIIAFILGLFFNLVTIGPIIQQICRKNIWGIYLLSLSVSDLLYILTMPVWIYYFNNNHKWSLGQGLCSLVGFVYYSNMYISIFLLCCISIDRCLAITFPLRVQAFRRQRYAWIICGMVYILVMALHCLVLYLDKLTDPLDDSEQTCYETFPMTERIAMFNLIRVGIGFLLPLVIMSVCYWLIPTKVQQSRGVGDQCKRKVKLLSMGVIGIFSFCFAPYHILLMVRSIAYFSVGEKQSCNFEQAMYLPFTCSLALSSLNSVVDPVLYVLASNGVREDMRLFYLKIKQRELRRSPLVDSKWVREDKENQLGLKPTLGLVK, from the coding sequence ATGATGAACGCAACATCCAACACAAGCAACTCATCATGTGTGATCATGACCCAGCCAGCAGGTCACCTGCTGATGTCCATCTACATCATCGCCTTCATCCTGGGGCTGTTCTTCAACCTGGTCACCATTGGTCCCATAATTCAGCAGATTTGCAGAAAGAACATTTGGGGGATCTACCTACTCAGTTTGTCCGTCTCAGATCTCCTGTATATCCTCACCATGCCTGTGTGGATATATTATTTCAACAACAACCATAAATGGAGCCTTGGCCAAGGACTCTGTAGTCTGGTTGGTTTCGTTTACTACTCTAACATGTATATCAGCATCTTTCTCCTCTGCTGTATCTCCATCGATCGCTGCCTGGCCATCACATTCCCACTGCGAGTCCAAGCCTTCCGCCGCCAGCGCTATGCCTGGATCATTTGCGGGATGGTCTACATTTTGGTCATGGCCTTACACTGTTTGGTGCTGTACCTAGACAAGTTAACGGATCCACTGGACGACAGTGAGCAAACGTGCTACGAGACCTTCCCCATGACGGAACGCATTGCGATGTTCAACCTGATACGGGTTGGAATTGGTTTCCTCTTGCCTCTGGTGATCATGTCCGTCTGCTACTGGTTGATCCCAACTAAGGTGCAGCAAAGCAGAGGGGTGGGCGATCAATGCAAACGCAAAGTGAAGCTACTGTCAATGGGGGTCATTGGCATTTTCTCCTTCTGCTTTGCACCGTACCACATCCTCCTGATGGTAAGATCCATCGCCTACTTTTCTGTGGGAGAAAAACAAAGCTGCAACTTTGAACAAGCGATGTATTTACCCTTCACTTGCTCCCTTGCTCTATCTAGCCTGAACAGCGTGGTGGACCCAGTGCTTTATGTTTTGGCCAGTAACGGAGTAAGGGAGGACATGCGTTTGTTCTATTTGAAAATCAAGCAGAGAGAGCTGAGAAGAAGCCCTCTTGTTGATTCTAAATGGGTTAGGGAAGACAAGGAAAACCAACTTGGGTTAAAACCGACCTTAGGTCTTGTAAAATAA